CATCTGCTTCGGCCCCTTTGCCACCGCCCACAGCATTCGCAAAACGCTGGACCTGCTAAAGAAGCTCTTCCCCTACCGCTCCTGCACCAAGGTCATCACGGGTAAGGATCCCAGGCCCTGTCTCGAATACTTCATCAATAGGTGTTCCGGTCCGTGCATCGGCGCCATTAACAAAGAGGACTACCATAAGATCATAGATCAGGTCATCCTCTTCATGGAAGGCAAGACCGAGTCGGTGATGACGGACCTAAAGCAAAAGATGTCGGACCATTCCGACCGTTTGGAGTTTGAGAGGGCGGCCGCCTTGAGGGACCAGCTCAAGGCGATTGAACGAGTAGTCGAAGAGCAACGAATCAAGACGGGTTCCGTCGGCGGCGACGACATGGACGTCGTCGGGCTCGCCCAGCGCGACAACCAGGCTTCCGTCCAGGTCTTCTTCATACGCAACGGCAGGCTTACTGGTCACGAAAACTTTGTCATGGACGGCACCCAAGATGAACCGCCTGAACGGGTAATAGCCCGGTTTCTGCAGCAATATTACCTTTCCGCCACCTACGTCCCCCGGCGCATCCTCTTGCAATCCGCATCTGAGGAAGCGGAAGACATACAGTCGTGGCTTCGTCAGAAACGCCAGGGCGCGGTGTCCCTGGAAGTGCCGCAAAGGGGCGACAATCGAAAGCTGGTGCAGATGGCCTCAGAGAACGCCCAGCAGCACCTCAATCAGCTAAGGGTGAAGTGGTGGAGCAACGCTGACGCGCTTCAGGAAGCCGTGACCGAACTCCAGGAGGCCCTGGACCTGTCCGGCCCTCCCAGACGCATAGAGTGTTATGACATCTCCAACATACAGGGCACCAATTCTGTGGGGAGCATGGTGGTCTTTGAGGACGGCGCCCCTAAGCCCGCCCAATATCGCCGATTCAAAATTAAAAGCGTGCCAGGCGTAGACGACTACTCCATGATGCAGGAGATGCTTCGACGGCGGTTTAAGCGCCTCTCGGAGATGCGCGGCAAGGCAAAGGATAAGGCGCCCGATGGCGAATACTTTGAGGATAAGGACGGGCGCTGGGGTGTCGAGCCGCACCTGGTGCTAATCGATGGCGGAAAGGGCCACCTGTCGGCGGCCCTGGAGGTGTTCCTCGAGCTAGGCCTCGACTTCATACCGCTGGCCTCCATCGCCAAAGAGAACGAGGAGATATTCCTCCCTCACACGCCTGAGCCTATAATTCTGCCTAAAAGTTCGGCGGCCTTACATCTTGTCCAGCGTGTACGTGACGAGGCGCATCGGTTCGCCATCACCTACCATCGCAAGCTGCGAAGCCGCGGCAGCCTCAAGTCATCTATAGACCTGGTTACGGGCATAGGCCCCAAGCGCAAGAAGATGCTGCTGCGACGCTTTGGTTCCCTCAAGGGGATCAAAGACGCCCCTGTGGAAGACATCGCGGCGGTCCCAGGCATGACCCAGTCCCTGGCCCTACGGCTTAAGCAGACCCTCTAGTAGGCGTCTTTTAAACTCGGGGCCGCTGCCGCGTCTCATTCTCGGCGGCAGGGACTGGCGAAACAGCCACGTGGTGTCGGTACACCATCTCTCACTCAGAGCCGAATAGGAAATCCATAATTCCTATTTTCTATTCCCGTCCTCCGTAGCCCGGGTTAAC
This sequence is a window from SAR202 cluster bacterium. Protein-coding genes within it:
- the uvrC gene encoding excinuclease ABC subunit UvrC, giving the protein MAGYRFAERLRITPGRPGVYIMKDAQGKVLYVGKAANLQNRLRSYFHSSTHEPKITRMVSRLADFEFIVVDSAAEALILENTLIKRHKPPFNARLKDDKTYPYIKIDRKEDFPQIYVTRRVENDGSICFGPFATAHSIRKTLDLLKKLFPYRSCTKVITGKDPRPCLEYFINRCSGPCIGAINKEDYHKIIDQVILFMEGKTESVMTDLKQKMSDHSDRLEFERAAALRDQLKAIERVVEEQRIKTGSVGGDDMDVVGLAQRDNQASVQVFFIRNGRLTGHENFVMDGTQDEPPERVIARFLQQYYLSATYVPRRILLQSASEEAEDIQSWLRQKRQGAVSLEVPQRGDNRKLVQMASENAQQHLNQLRVKWWSNADALQEAVTELQEALDLSGPPRRIECYDISNIQGTNSVGSMVVFEDGAPKPAQYRRFKIKSVPGVDDYSMMQEMLRRRFKRLSEMRGKAKDKAPDGEYFEDKDGRWGVEPHLVLIDGGKGHLSAALEVFLELGLDFIPLASIAKENEEIFLPHTPEPIILPKSSAALHLVQRVRDEAHRFAITYHRKLRSRGSLKSSIDLVTGIGPKRKKMLLRRFGSLKGIKDAPVEDIAAVPGMTQSLALRLKQTL